In Pleuronectes platessa chromosome 4, fPlePla1.1, whole genome shotgun sequence, the following proteins share a genomic window:
- the agtpbp1 gene encoding cytosolic carboxypeptidase 1 isoform X1: MNKPKMATEKGVPSNSRVLMLLGQLERMSGEAMLKDVETARQVTSKILHLIQTQEKSGKEVMSKGSSGMEVILSSLENSRDVQTTLNILYILSELLTVGRARRVAVFVSKGGTGILFQILNTASKELPPSEELMLQLHSLLAKVGPKDRKFGVKARLSGALNATVDLMKQNLQNTKLLLPCLQVLRVYSTNSVNAISLGKNGVVELMFKIIAPYSKKNTSLLKVALDALGALLKSKTNARRAVDGRHVPALLTLYLDWHRNDTRHRHMLIRKGFLVCIRNIINIKLGRKAFIEADGMRILYNSSTECLPVRTLDPLVNTSSIIMRKCFPKNRLPLPTIKSAFNYQLPHIPAAGPVAQLYSQPAGGKTSHQLNNKPLQKVDDVVDESDDNDETEADTENDSENEEDEKNHSSANDDIETDLNKLHPKKSQSRPLEELRVYERFFLELSEDFQGYNFESSKSASSSSSSSSRSPRPIIVPTAQSLSPKHVPKLSSQGDGSSTKGQHTQPPPSASTPSPPASQPPLELNTVHLIKDQDKKEEAHIPSPDGHATLSSLTSPPSQGQRIEQELAHVLECVSLEEEGALNEEEGIRGVKQAGSPVNATRLIQSPLLLGGIVTRRVGGGSGSNLGSDCGSEGADDEGGEGAVLEVPDTALLLSLHDPDLYVEMVKGTHSVPQYAEVAYPDYFGHVAPTFREPLMERVYGVQRSKIFQDIERMIHPNDILDKVVYDLDILSCPVIEDDGESLKFNSQFESGNLRKALQVRKYEYDLVLNSDINSNHYHQWFYFEVSGMRVGTTYRFNIINSEKSNSQFNYGMQVLMYSVQEAISGRPRWVRTGSDICYYKNHFARSSIAAGGQKGKSYYTLTFSTNFSHKDDVCYFAYHYPYTYSTLKMHLSKLEALRTTKIYLRQDVLCETLGGNRCPLLTITAMPESNSNDHICQFRNRPLIFLSARVHPGETNASWVMKGTLEFLMGTSSQAASLREAYIFKIVPMLNPDGVVNGNHRCSLSGEDLNRQWQSPNLELHPTIFHTKSLLQYLAHIQRAPLVFCDYHGHSRKKNVFMYGCSVKETVWQSNISASSSDLQEDLGYRALPKILSQIAPAFSMGSCSFVVERSKESTARVVVWREIGVQRSYTMESTLCGCDQGKYKGLQIGTRELEEMGAQFCVALLRLKRLTSIRNHQHLLDLEGDIIGTQTKVVSSCPSTYVMEEDEPSFLEAIDYSAESNDEDPEAENELGSEVLKNPEHLDHLSDSEMNHRD, translated from the exons ATGAACAAACCTAAAATGGCCACAGAAAAAGG TGTTCCCAGTAACTCCAGGGTACTGATGCTTCTGGGCCAGCTGGAGAGGATGAGTGGAGAGGCCATGTTGAAGGATGTCGAAACAGCGCGACAGGTCACCTCAAAGATACTTCATCTCATACAGACACAGG AGAAGAGCGGAAAAGAGGTGATGTCCAAAGGCTCCAGTGGCATGGAGGTCATCCTGTCTTCACTGGAG AACTCCAGAGATGTCCAGACCACACTCAACATCCTGTACATTCTCAGTGAGCTGCTGACTGTGG GCAGAGCTCGCAGGGTGGCAGTGTTTGTGTCTAAAGGCGGAACAGGAATATTGTTCCAGATTCTGAACACTGCCAGTAAAGAGTTGCCCCCCAGTGAAGAACTCATGCTGCAGCTTCACTCACTGCTGGCCAAGGTTGGCCCAAAAG ACAGAAAGTTTGGTGTGAAGGCCCGTTTGTCCGGCGCTCTGAACGCCACAGTCGACTTGATGAAACAGAACCTACAGAACACCAAACTTCTTCTGCCCTGCCTGCAGGTTCTCAGGGTTTATTCCACCAACT CAGTGAATGCTATTTCTTTGGGGAAGAATGGAGTTGTGGAGCTCATGTTCAAGATCATTGCACCGTACAGCAAAAAGAACACCAGCCTGCTCAA GGTAGCTCTGGACGCACTGGGAGCACTGCTCAAATCCA AAACTAATGCTCGCCGTGCAGTGGACGGCAGACACGTGCCTGCCTTGCTTACTCTGTACCTGGATTGGCATCGCAATGACACACGGCATCGCCACATGCTGATTCGCAAAGGGTTTCTGGTCTGCatcagaaacatcatcaacatcaagCTCGGCAGGAAGGCGTTCATAGAAGCAGATGGCATGAGGATCCTCTACAACTCATCCACT GAGTGTCTCCCAGTGCGGACCCTGGATCCTCTGGTTAACACCTCGAGTATCATCATGAGGAAATGTTTTCCGAAGAACCGTCTGCCTCTGCCCACCATCAAATCAGCCTTTAACTACCAGCTGCCACACATACCTGCTGCAGGACCTGTGGCACAGCTGTACAGTCAGCCTGCTGGGG GAAAAACAAGTCATCAGCTCAACAACAAGCCCTTACAGAAGG TGGATGATGTAGTGGATGAAAGTGATGATAACGACGAGACGGAGGCAGACACAGAGAACGATAGTGAGAatgaagaggatgagaagaATCATAGCTCCGCG AACGATGACATAGAGACTGACCTAAACAAGCTACATCCCAAAAAGAGTCAAAGTCGTCCATTAGAGGAGTTAAGAGTCTATGAGAGATTCTTCCTGGAGCTGTCTGAGGACTTTCAG GGGTATAACTTTGAAAGCTCAAAGAGtgcttcttcatcctcatcatcctcaagTCGATCCCCTCGGCCAATCATTGTGCCCACAGCTCAATCCCTGTCACCAAAGCATGTCCCCAAACTGAGTTCTCAGGGGGATGGCAGCTCTACCAAAGGACAACACACTCAGCCACCCCCCTCCGCTTCCACTCCCTCTCCCCCTGCATCTCAACCTCCGCTTGAACTGAACACAGTCCACCTCATCAAGGACCAAGACAAAAAAGAAGAGGCCCACATTCCTTCCCCAGATGGACATGCGACCTTGTCCTCCCTCACCAGTCCTCCCTCTCAAGGGCAGAGGATTGAACAGGAACTCGCACATGTGTTGGAGTGTGTCTCtctagaggaggagggggctctTAATGAAGAAGAAGGAATAAGGGGAGTCAAACAAGCAGGATCTCCCGTCAATGCCACTAGACTCATACAGTCTCCTCTGCTGTTGGGAGGTATCGTGACACGTCGCGTGGGAGGAGGCAGTGGCAGTAACCTGGGTTCAGATTGTGGCTCTGAGGGAGCTGATGATGAAGGAGGGGAAGGAGCAGTCCTGGAGGTGCCAGACACGGCGCTGCTCCTCTCACTGCACGACCCTGACCTTTACGTGGAGATGGTGAAGGGAACACACTCTGTACCTCAGTACGCTGAAGTGGCTTATCCAGACTACTTTGGCCACGTAGCCCCAACATTTAGAGAACCCCTCATGGAGAGAGTTTATGGTGTACAGAG GTCTAAGATATTCCAGGACATTGAGAGGATGATTCATCCTAATGATATCCTGGATAAAGTCGTTTATGACCTGGACATCCTCAG TTGTCCCGTGATTGAAGACGACGGTGAATCGCTAAAGTTCAACTCTCAGTTTGAGTCTGGCAACCTCAGGAAGGCCCTTCAAGTTAGGAA ATATGAGTATGACCTGGTGCTGAACTCAGACATCAACAGTAATCACTACCACCAGTGGTTCTACTTTGAGGTGAGCGGCATGCGTGTCGGAACTACTTACCGCTTCAACATCATCAACTCTGAGAAGTCAAACAGCCAGTTCAACTATG gCATGCAGGTGCTGATGTACTCTGTCCAGGAGGCGATCAGTGGGAGGCCTCGTTGGGTCAGAACAGGATCAGACATCTGTTATTACAA GAATCATTTTGCGAGGAGCTCCATTGCAGCCGGCGGTCAGAAAGGAAAATCCTACTATACATTGACCTTCAGCACAAACTTCAGCCATAAGGATGATGTCTGCTACTTTGCCTATCATTACCCTTACACATACTCCACTCTTAAG ATGCACCTTTCCAAACTGGAGGCTTTGAGGACCACAAAGATCTACCTGAGACAGGACGTCCTGTGTGAAACCCTGGGGGGAAACCGCTGCCCCCTTCTCACCATCACTGCCATGCCGGAGTCCAACTCCAATGATCACATCTGTCAGTTTA GGAATCGTCCATTGATCTTCCTGTCGGCCAGAGTGCACCCTGGAGAGACCAATGCCAGCTGGGTAATGAAAGGCACGCTGGAGTTCCTGATGGGCACCAGCTCGCAGGCAGCCAGCCTGAGGGAGGCCTACATCTTCAAGATAGTCCCCATGCTCAACCCTGATGGAGTTGTAAATGGAAA CCATCGCTGTTCTCTGAGTGGAGAGGATTTGAATCGCCAGTGGCAGAGCCCCAATCTTGAGCTCCACCCCACCATCTTCCACACGAAGAGCCTGCTGCAGTACCTTGCACACATACAGAGGGCACCACTG gTGTTCTGTGACTACCACGGCCATTCCAGAAAGAAAAACGTGTTTATGTACGGCTGCAGTGTGAAGGAGACGGTCTGGCAGTCCAATATCAGTGCTTCGTCCAGCGACCTACAGGAGGACCTTGGATACAGG GCTCTCCCTAAGATCCTCTCTCAGATCGCCCCGGCCTTCAGCATGGGGAGCTGCAGTTTTGTTGTGGAGCGCTCTAAAGAGTCGACCGCTCGGGTCGTCGTGTGGAGAGAGATAGGAGTACAGCGCAGTTACACCATGGAGAGCACGCTCTGTGGTTGTGACCAAGGCAAATATAAG GGGCTTCAGATCGGCAccagagagctggaggagatgggagCTCAGTTCTGTGTGGCCCTGCTGAGGCTGAAGCGGCTGACGAGCATCCGCAACCACCAACACCTGCTGGATTTGGAGGGTGACATCATTGGGACACAGACTAAAGTGGTCAG cagctgcccCAGTACCTACgtgatggaggaggacgagCCGTCCTTTCTGGAGGCAATAGACTACAGTGCAGAGAGCAATGACGAGGACCCCGAGGCCGAAAACGAGCTCGGCAGCGAAGTCCTCAAGAACCCCGAACATCTGGATCATCTGTCCGACTCCGAGATGAATCACAGGGACTAG
- the agtpbp1 gene encoding cytosolic carboxypeptidase 1 isoform X2: MNKPKMATEKGVPSNSRVLMLLGQLERMSGEAMLKDVETARQVTSKILHLIQTQEKSGKEVMSKGSSGMEVILSSLENSRDVQTTLNILYILSELLTVGRARRVAVFVSKGGTGILFQILNTASKELPPSEELMLQLHSLLAKVGPKDRKFGVKARLSGALNATVDLMKQNLQNTKLLLPCLQVLRVYSTNSVNAISLGKNGVVELMFKIIAPYSKKNTSLLKVALDALGALLKSKTNARRAVDGRHVPALLTLYLDWHRNDTRHRHMLIRKGFLVCIRNIINIKLGRKAFIEADGMRILYNSSTECLPVRTLDPLVNTSSIIMRKCFPKNRLPLPTIKSAFNYQLPHIPAAGPVAQLYSQPAGGKTSHQLNNKPLQKVDDVVDESDDNDETEADTENDSENEEDEKNHSSANDDIETDLNKLHPKKSQSRPLEELRVYERFFLELSEDFQGYNFESSKSASSSSSSSSRSPRPIIVPTAQSLSPKHVPKLSSQGDGSSTKGQHTQPPPSASTPSPPASQPPLELNTVHLIKDQDKKEEAHIPSPDGHATLSSLTSPPSQGQRIEQELAHVLECVSLEEEGALNEEEGIRGVKQAGSPVNATRLIQSPLLLGGIVTRRVGGGSGSNLGSDCGSEGADDEGGEGAVLEVPDTALLLSLHDPDLYVEMVKGTHSVPQYAEVAYPDYFGHVAPTFREPLMERVYGVQRSKIFQDIERMIHPNDILDKVVYDLDILSCPVIEDDGESLKFNSQFESGNLRKALQVRKYEYDLVLNSDINSNHYHQWFYFEVSGMRVGTTYRFNIINSEKSNSQFNYGMQVLMYSVQEAISGRPRWVRTGSDICYYKNHFARSSIAAGGQKGKSYYTLTFSTNFSHKDDVCYFAYHYPYTYSTLKMHLSKLEALRTTKIYLRQDVLCETLGGNRCPLLTITAMPESNSNDHICQFRNRPLIFLSARVHPGETNASWVMKGTLEFLMGTSSQAASLREAYIFKIVPMLNPDGVVNGNHRCSLSGEDLNRQWQSPNLELHPTIFHTKSLLQYLAHIQRAPLVFCDYHGHSRKKNVFMYGCSVKETVWQSNISASSSDLQEDLGYRALPKILSQIAPAFSMGSCSFVVERSKESTARVVVWREIGVQRSYTMESTLCGCDQGKYKGLQIGTRELEEMGAQFCVALLRLKRLTSIRNHQHLLDLEGDIIGTQTKVVSCPSTYVMEEDEPSFLEAIDYSAESNDEDPEAENELGSEVLKNPEHLDHLSDSEMNHRD; encoded by the exons ATGAACAAACCTAAAATGGCCACAGAAAAAGG TGTTCCCAGTAACTCCAGGGTACTGATGCTTCTGGGCCAGCTGGAGAGGATGAGTGGAGAGGCCATGTTGAAGGATGTCGAAACAGCGCGACAGGTCACCTCAAAGATACTTCATCTCATACAGACACAGG AGAAGAGCGGAAAAGAGGTGATGTCCAAAGGCTCCAGTGGCATGGAGGTCATCCTGTCTTCACTGGAG AACTCCAGAGATGTCCAGACCACACTCAACATCCTGTACATTCTCAGTGAGCTGCTGACTGTGG GCAGAGCTCGCAGGGTGGCAGTGTTTGTGTCTAAAGGCGGAACAGGAATATTGTTCCAGATTCTGAACACTGCCAGTAAAGAGTTGCCCCCCAGTGAAGAACTCATGCTGCAGCTTCACTCACTGCTGGCCAAGGTTGGCCCAAAAG ACAGAAAGTTTGGTGTGAAGGCCCGTTTGTCCGGCGCTCTGAACGCCACAGTCGACTTGATGAAACAGAACCTACAGAACACCAAACTTCTTCTGCCCTGCCTGCAGGTTCTCAGGGTTTATTCCACCAACT CAGTGAATGCTATTTCTTTGGGGAAGAATGGAGTTGTGGAGCTCATGTTCAAGATCATTGCACCGTACAGCAAAAAGAACACCAGCCTGCTCAA GGTAGCTCTGGACGCACTGGGAGCACTGCTCAAATCCA AAACTAATGCTCGCCGTGCAGTGGACGGCAGACACGTGCCTGCCTTGCTTACTCTGTACCTGGATTGGCATCGCAATGACACACGGCATCGCCACATGCTGATTCGCAAAGGGTTTCTGGTCTGCatcagaaacatcatcaacatcaagCTCGGCAGGAAGGCGTTCATAGAAGCAGATGGCATGAGGATCCTCTACAACTCATCCACT GAGTGTCTCCCAGTGCGGACCCTGGATCCTCTGGTTAACACCTCGAGTATCATCATGAGGAAATGTTTTCCGAAGAACCGTCTGCCTCTGCCCACCATCAAATCAGCCTTTAACTACCAGCTGCCACACATACCTGCTGCAGGACCTGTGGCACAGCTGTACAGTCAGCCTGCTGGGG GAAAAACAAGTCATCAGCTCAACAACAAGCCCTTACAGAAGG TGGATGATGTAGTGGATGAAAGTGATGATAACGACGAGACGGAGGCAGACACAGAGAACGATAGTGAGAatgaagaggatgagaagaATCATAGCTCCGCG AACGATGACATAGAGACTGACCTAAACAAGCTACATCCCAAAAAGAGTCAAAGTCGTCCATTAGAGGAGTTAAGAGTCTATGAGAGATTCTTCCTGGAGCTGTCTGAGGACTTTCAG GGGTATAACTTTGAAAGCTCAAAGAGtgcttcttcatcctcatcatcctcaagTCGATCCCCTCGGCCAATCATTGTGCCCACAGCTCAATCCCTGTCACCAAAGCATGTCCCCAAACTGAGTTCTCAGGGGGATGGCAGCTCTACCAAAGGACAACACACTCAGCCACCCCCCTCCGCTTCCACTCCCTCTCCCCCTGCATCTCAACCTCCGCTTGAACTGAACACAGTCCACCTCATCAAGGACCAAGACAAAAAAGAAGAGGCCCACATTCCTTCCCCAGATGGACATGCGACCTTGTCCTCCCTCACCAGTCCTCCCTCTCAAGGGCAGAGGATTGAACAGGAACTCGCACATGTGTTGGAGTGTGTCTCtctagaggaggagggggctctTAATGAAGAAGAAGGAATAAGGGGAGTCAAACAAGCAGGATCTCCCGTCAATGCCACTAGACTCATACAGTCTCCTCTGCTGTTGGGAGGTATCGTGACACGTCGCGTGGGAGGAGGCAGTGGCAGTAACCTGGGTTCAGATTGTGGCTCTGAGGGAGCTGATGATGAAGGAGGGGAAGGAGCAGTCCTGGAGGTGCCAGACACGGCGCTGCTCCTCTCACTGCACGACCCTGACCTTTACGTGGAGATGGTGAAGGGAACACACTCTGTACCTCAGTACGCTGAAGTGGCTTATCCAGACTACTTTGGCCACGTAGCCCCAACATTTAGAGAACCCCTCATGGAGAGAGTTTATGGTGTACAGAG GTCTAAGATATTCCAGGACATTGAGAGGATGATTCATCCTAATGATATCCTGGATAAAGTCGTTTATGACCTGGACATCCTCAG TTGTCCCGTGATTGAAGACGACGGTGAATCGCTAAAGTTCAACTCTCAGTTTGAGTCTGGCAACCTCAGGAAGGCCCTTCAAGTTAGGAA ATATGAGTATGACCTGGTGCTGAACTCAGACATCAACAGTAATCACTACCACCAGTGGTTCTACTTTGAGGTGAGCGGCATGCGTGTCGGAACTACTTACCGCTTCAACATCATCAACTCTGAGAAGTCAAACAGCCAGTTCAACTATG gCATGCAGGTGCTGATGTACTCTGTCCAGGAGGCGATCAGTGGGAGGCCTCGTTGGGTCAGAACAGGATCAGACATCTGTTATTACAA GAATCATTTTGCGAGGAGCTCCATTGCAGCCGGCGGTCAGAAAGGAAAATCCTACTATACATTGACCTTCAGCACAAACTTCAGCCATAAGGATGATGTCTGCTACTTTGCCTATCATTACCCTTACACATACTCCACTCTTAAG ATGCACCTTTCCAAACTGGAGGCTTTGAGGACCACAAAGATCTACCTGAGACAGGACGTCCTGTGTGAAACCCTGGGGGGAAACCGCTGCCCCCTTCTCACCATCACTGCCATGCCGGAGTCCAACTCCAATGATCACATCTGTCAGTTTA GGAATCGTCCATTGATCTTCCTGTCGGCCAGAGTGCACCCTGGAGAGACCAATGCCAGCTGGGTAATGAAAGGCACGCTGGAGTTCCTGATGGGCACCAGCTCGCAGGCAGCCAGCCTGAGGGAGGCCTACATCTTCAAGATAGTCCCCATGCTCAACCCTGATGGAGTTGTAAATGGAAA CCATCGCTGTTCTCTGAGTGGAGAGGATTTGAATCGCCAGTGGCAGAGCCCCAATCTTGAGCTCCACCCCACCATCTTCCACACGAAGAGCCTGCTGCAGTACCTTGCACACATACAGAGGGCACCACTG gTGTTCTGTGACTACCACGGCCATTCCAGAAAGAAAAACGTGTTTATGTACGGCTGCAGTGTGAAGGAGACGGTCTGGCAGTCCAATATCAGTGCTTCGTCCAGCGACCTACAGGAGGACCTTGGATACAGG GCTCTCCCTAAGATCCTCTCTCAGATCGCCCCGGCCTTCAGCATGGGGAGCTGCAGTTTTGTTGTGGAGCGCTCTAAAGAGTCGACCGCTCGGGTCGTCGTGTGGAGAGAGATAGGAGTACAGCGCAGTTACACCATGGAGAGCACGCTCTGTGGTTGTGACCAAGGCAAATATAAG GGGCTTCAGATCGGCAccagagagctggaggagatgggagCTCAGTTCTGTGTGGCCCTGCTGAGGCTGAAGCGGCTGACGAGCATCCGCAACCACCAACACCTGCTGGATTTGGAGGGTGACATCATTGGGACACAGACTAAAGTGGTCAG ctgcccCAGTACCTACgtgatggaggaggacgagCCGTCCTTTCTGGAGGCAATAGACTACAGTGCAGAGAGCAATGACGAGGACCCCGAGGCCGAAAACGAGCTCGGCAGCGAAGTCCTCAAGAACCCCGAACATCTGGATCATCTGTCCGACTCCGAGATGAATCACAGGGACTAG